Proteins co-encoded in one Lasioglossum baleicum chromosome 3, iyLasBale1, whole genome shotgun sequence genomic window:
- the Msl-2 gene encoding male-specific lethal 2 isoform X2 has protein sequence MNATSLYVSTCRLVLQADADDPNSWTDLYRLVPYLRQSLSCTVCSNLLIEPHTPTETNCQHHVCRGCRGGRKKLKPSCGWCKDYDKYVENVQLRILLQCYKKLCEYLTNTNIYRSLILSVSSNKTGNNPSTIGVTSLMELIQEGSGFKDEFKSTAGLSKSAYSILPCVYTSTTSTQTQGNTIQSSETISQSISESPAIRTVSNGSSIYSVMYAGSGNKITIKRKAAATEDTEVGQQDMDGSQHSSVGGSSGFKKPRSSSARSKRKGCRCGNATAIPGKLTCCGQRCPCYVESKPCVECRCRGCRNPHTADGLKIRPHIPELHNLQLQLSAPLDCDTLNSDPLGSVPQCLSTSPTTIQVLNVYSTPRLDIDNVPQNLPAALLVGEDAMISTESEAEDSDIQIDV, from the exons atgaacGCCACGAGTCTGTACGTATCGACGTGTCGGTTAGTTTTACAAGCAGACGCTGATGATCCAAATTCATGGACGGATCTATATAGGCTAGTTCCTTATTTGCGACAAAGCCTTAGTTGTACTGTGTgttcaaatttattaattgaacCTCATACGCCGACTGAAACTAATTGTCAACATCATGTGTGTCGTGGGTGTAGAGGTGGACGTAAAAAACTTAAACCTTCGTGTGGTTGGTGCAAGGACTATGACAAATATGTCGAAAATGTCCAATTACGAATATTGTTACAGTGTTATAAAAAACTGTGTGAATACTTGACAAACACAAACATTTATCGAAGTTTAATACTTTCAGTGTCTTCCAATAAAACAGGCAATAATCCATCAACTATTGGTGTTACCAGTCTTATGGAACTTATACAAGAAGGTTCTGGCTTCAAAGACGAATTTAAAAGTACTGCTGGTTTGTCAAAGTCTGCGTATAGTATTTTACCATGTGTTTACACAAGTACAACTTCGACCCAGACCCAAGGAAACACGATACAAAGTTCTGAAACAATATCGCAAAGTATATCTG AATCACCCGCTATTCGTACTGTGTCAAATGGATCTTCGATATACTCTGTGATGTATGCTGGGTCTGGcaacaaaataacaataaaacgGAAAGCAGCTGCTACGGAAGATACAGAAGTAGGACAGCAGGATATGGATGGAAGTCAACACAGCTCTGTAGGAGGG TCGTCTGGCTTTAAGAAACCAAGGTCGAGTTCTGCTCGAAGTAAGAGAAAAGGATGTAGATGCGGCAATGCTACAGCAATACCTGGAAAACTAACTTGTTGTGGTCAACGGTGTCCCTGTTATGTTGAAAGTAAGCCTTGTGTCGAGTGTAGATGCAGAGGTTGTAGAAATCCTCATACAGCAGACGGATTAAAG ATTCGGCCACATATACCTGAGTTACAtaatttacagttacaattGTCAGCTCCTTTGGACTGCGATACATTAAATTCAGATCCGTTAGGATCAGTACCACAATGCCTTTCAACTTCTCCAACAACAATTCAAGTATTAAATGTTTATTCAACTCCAAGATTAGATATCGATAATGTACCACAAAATCTACCTGCCGCCTTGTTAGTAGGAGAAGATGCTATGATTAGTACTGAAAGTGAAGCTGAAGACAGTGATATACAAATTGATGTGTGA
- the Msl-2 gene encoding male-specific lethal 2 isoform X1 → MNATSLYVSTCRLVLQADADDPNSWTDLYRLVPYLRQSLSCTVCSNLLIEPHTPTETNCQHHVCRGCRGGRKKLKPSCGWCKDYDKYVENVQLRILLQCYKKLCEYLTNTNIYRSLILSVSSNKTGNNPSTIGVTSLMELIQEGSGFKDEFKSTAGLSKSAYSILPCVYTSTTSTQTQGNTIQSSETISQSISESPAIRTVSNGSSIYSVMYAGSGNKITIKRKAAATEDTEVGQQDMDGSQHSSVGGVKCIPSSHLKYGTPSQKKSSKGSKSSGFKKPRSSSARSKRKGCRCGNATAIPGKLTCCGQRCPCYVESKPCVECRCRGCRNPHTADGLKIRPHIPELHNLQLQLSAPLDCDTLNSDPLGSVPQCLSTSPTTIQVLNVYSTPRLDIDNVPQNLPAALLVGEDAMISTESEAEDSDIQIDV, encoded by the exons atgaacGCCACGAGTCTGTACGTATCGACGTGTCGGTTAGTTTTACAAGCAGACGCTGATGATCCAAATTCATGGACGGATCTATATAGGCTAGTTCCTTATTTGCGACAAAGCCTTAGTTGTACTGTGTgttcaaatttattaattgaacCTCATACGCCGACTGAAACTAATTGTCAACATCATGTGTGTCGTGGGTGTAGAGGTGGACGTAAAAAACTTAAACCTTCGTGTGGTTGGTGCAAGGACTATGACAAATATGTCGAAAATGTCCAATTACGAATATTGTTACAGTGTTATAAAAAACTGTGTGAATACTTGACAAACACAAACATTTATCGAAGTTTAATACTTTCAGTGTCTTCCAATAAAACAGGCAATAATCCATCAACTATTGGTGTTACCAGTCTTATGGAACTTATACAAGAAGGTTCTGGCTTCAAAGACGAATTTAAAAGTACTGCTGGTTTGTCAAAGTCTGCGTATAGTATTTTACCATGTGTTTACACAAGTACAACTTCGACCCAGACCCAAGGAAACACGATACAAAGTTCTGAAACAATATCGCAAAGTATATCTG AATCACCCGCTATTCGTACTGTGTCAAATGGATCTTCGATATACTCTGTGATGTATGCTGGGTCTGGcaacaaaataacaataaaacgGAAAGCAGCTGCTACGGAAGATACAGAAGTAGGACAGCAGGATATGGATGGAAGTCAACACAGCTCTGTAGGAGGGGTAAAATGTATTCCATCTTCCCACCTTAAATATGGGACCCCTTCTCAGAAAAAATCTTCAAAAGGCAGCAAA TCGTCTGGCTTTAAGAAACCAAGGTCGAGTTCTGCTCGAAGTAAGAGAAAAGGATGTAGATGCGGCAATGCTACAGCAATACCTGGAAAACTAACTTGTTGTGGTCAACGGTGTCCCTGTTATGTTGAAAGTAAGCCTTGTGTCGAGTGTAGATGCAGAGGTTGTAGAAATCCTCATACAGCAGACGGATTAAAG ATTCGGCCACATATACCTGAGTTACAtaatttacagttacaattGTCAGCTCCTTTGGACTGCGATACATTAAATTCAGATCCGTTAGGATCAGTACCACAATGCCTTTCAACTTCTCCAACAACAATTCAAGTATTAAATGTTTATTCAACTCCAAGATTAGATATCGATAATGTACCACAAAATCTACCTGCCGCCTTGTTAGTAGGAGAAGATGCTATGATTAGTACTGAAAGTGAAGCTGAAGACAGTGATATACAAATTGATGTGTGA
- the LOC143207552 gene encoding MICOS complex subunit Mic10, with translation MAGTTTWTEDEIGRKWDRCFTDALFKLGGGTLLGGVFSLFFFKRRKWPILTGAGFGLGMAYSNCQEDLNTTIRQQSSRDCSKVSKDAAKTSS, from the exons ATGGCTGGTACTACTACTTGGACTGAAGACGAAATTGGAAGAAAATGGGATCGATGTTTCACAGATGCACTTTTTAAATTGG GAGGAGGAACTTTACTTGGTGGTGTGTTTTCCCTGTTCTTCTTCAAAC GTAGAAAATGGCCTATTTTAACTGGAGCAGGATTTGGATTAGGTATGGCATATTCTAATTGTCAAGAAGATTTGAATACAACAATAAGGCAACAATCATCTAGAGACTGTAGCAAAGTTTCCAAAGATGCAGCAAAAACGAGTTCTTAG
- the L(3)80fg gene encoding dnaJ homolog subfamily C member 16 l(3)80Fg, protein MLSINFLRTSESVSKRSNNINRRVVNIELLMRFSFFIVIFIITTNLLSSAGGIESLGNPYKILGVHKRATLQEIRKAYKNLVKEWHPDKTDHPGAENKFVEITKAYEILTDPERRKKFDNHGITEESIPRQRRDSSQFNVLDPLEELFGGNFKFHYQTRDISLFYKMSITYRSFENVIIPKTYRTPYIVLVYSDWCFACLQVEPTWRRLVDELEPLGLGLATAHAEKESALARRLSIHSVPCLVVTIEGRTSVYKESLFSVQKIVDFLRSKFPYKLIPTINENNVDNFLSGWIDNRIRALIFDRKESIRLRYLFIAFYYRDRVAFGFVQTGNKDTESIVTKYKISADLDTLLLFNENSEKPMASVSMKDISSDTMHNIISNNKFLALPRLSNQAMLDSVCPPEWLRPQKRLCAVLISQQNNPLHDFARHKFRQAALESSYSTERVRYTYVFKDTQPEFVSALSTGEGSPLEPLLHIVIIWRRDANHLKYEWLPTGWIEAAEDENQWNETRRNLEQTIQRLLRATEALPYAAVVGELADEHAQGTVDKLIGKALLAVDYISDSLTKEQILLLVSIIATLILIGAAGYGMSYLVKLEEASVEAERAQCKDTSISTPSQPQLRLHELRAEKYNGLVRLLKPGCRTIILLVDAQSRLKLLPAFHKAVWPYRKNKTLMFGLMSLERGLDWYKKLLSLTLPEQKELNINAKNCVGTVLSLNGHRKYFCMYHAKHPECSKGKGSKRMERMTKQLTRRVDDAEAGAFIGFNSSNESDLSEDESGNNVLYQDNLLDGLPMWLDRLFEGLTHRYYVNYWPEFTAK, encoded by the exons ATGTTATCGATTAATTTTTTAAGAACCTCGGAATCAGTAAGCAAACGATCGAATAACATTAATAGAAGAGTGGTtaatatagaattattaatgAGGTTCTCATTTTTTATCGTGATCTTCATTATAACAACTAATTTATTGTCGTCGGCTGGTGGAATCGAGTCATTGGGAAACCCGTATAAAATCTTAGGTGTTCACAAACGTGCAACcttacaagaaattcgaaaggcGTATAAAAATCTTGttaaagaatg GCATCCTGATAAAACCGATCACCCCGGTGCGgaaaataaatttgtagaaATTACAAAGGCTTACGAG ATTTTGACTGATCCAGAAAGGAGGAAAAAATTCGATAATCATGGCATTACCGAAGAAAGTATTCCCAGGCAAAGAAGAGATAGTAGTCAATTTAATGTGCTCGATCCTTTGGAAGAATTATTCGGAGGGAATTTCAAGTTCCATTACCAAACTCGAGATATTTCACTCTTTTATAAGATGAGCATCACATATCG ATCATTTGAAAATGTAATAATACCAAAAACCTATCGTACACCTTATATAGTATTAGTTTATTCGGATTGGTGTTTTGCGTGTTTGCAAGTAGAACCGACATGGCGCCGTTTGGTTGACGAGTTAGAACCGTTGGGTCTTGGCTTAGCGACTGCGCACGCTGAGAAAGAATCTGCATTGGCAAGAAGATTGAGTATTCATTCAGTGCCATGCCTTGTTGTGACGATAGAGGGTCGCACTAGCGTGTATAAGGAATCTCTTTTCAGTGTTCAGAAGATCGTCG ACTTCTTACGAAGCAAATTCCCATACAAATTGATACCTACTATAAACGAGAACAATGTAGACAATTTTCTCTCAGGATGGATAGATAATCGAATTCGAGCTTTAATTTTTGATAGGAAAGAATCTATACGATTACGGTATCTATTCATTGCATTTTACTACAGAGATCGTGTCGCATTTGGTTTTGTCCAG ACTGGAAACAAAGACACGGAATCGATTGTAACAAAGTATAAGATTTCTGCGGATTTAGATACTTTGTTATTGTTTAACGAAAATTCTGAGAAACCTATGGCATCTGTCAGCATGAAAGATATATCCAGCGACACGATGCACAATATTATATCGAACAATAAATTCCTTGCTTTACCAAGACTCTCGAATCAAGCGATGCTGGACTCTGTTTGTCCACCGGAATGGTTAAGACCGCAAAAACGATTGTGCGCAGTTTTAATATCTCAACAAAACAATCCTCTCCATGATTTTGCGAGACATAAATTTCGACAGGCAGCATTAGAATCATCTTACAG CACTGAGCGAGTTAGgtatacatatgtgttcaaAGATACACAACCAGAATTTGTATCGGCACTGTCGACAGGCGAAGGTAGTCCCTTAGAACCTTTGTTACACATTGTCATTATCTGGAGAAGAGACGCAAATCATTTGAAGTATGAGTGGTTGCCTACTGGTTGGATCGAGGCCGCTGAAGATGAGAACCAGTGGAATGAAACACGTCGAAATTTGGAACAAACTATACAAAGATTATTGCGAGCTACCGAAGCACTGCCATATGCTGCAGTCGTAGGAGAACTAGCCGATGAACATGCACAG GGTACTGTAGATAAACTTATTGGCAAGGCATTGTTAGCTGTAGATTATATATCGGATAGTCTTACTAAAGAGCAAATTTTGCTTTTGGTATCGATAATCGCTACTCTCATATTAATCGGTGCTGCTGGATACGGAATGTCATATTTAGT GAAATTAGAAGAAGCGAGTGTTGAAGCTGAACGTGCTCAATGTAAGGATACCAGTATATCAACGCCATCACAGCCGCAGTTACGATTACATGAATTACGCGCAGAAAAATACAATGGTTTAGTTCGACTATTAAAACCAGGCTGTAGAACCATTATACTATTAGTTGATGCTCAAAGTAGACTAAAATTATTACCAGCTTTTCATAAAGCTGTGTGGCCTTATAG GAAAAATAAGACCCTTATGTTTGGGCTCATGTCTCTCGAAAGAGGACTAGATTGGTATAAAAAACTGCTATCCCTCACTTTGCCAGAACAAAAGGAATTAAATATAAATGCCAAAAATTGTGTTGGCACAGTACTATCATTAAACGGGCAccgtaaatatttttgtatgtacCATGCCAAACATCCAGAGTGCAGTAAAGGCAAAGGTTCTAAG CGAATGGAACGAATGACAAAACAATTAACCAGAAGAGTAGATGACGCTGAAGCTGGTGCATTTATTGGTTTTAATAGTTCTAACGAATCTGATCTTTCTGAAGACGAG AGTGGAAACAATGTTTTGTATCAGGATAATCTTCTGGATGGTCTACCTATGTGGCTAGACAGATTATTTGAAGGTTTAACACATCGTTATTATGTAAACTATTGGCCCGAATTCACAGCCAAGTAA
- the LOC143207518 gene encoding sorting nexin-25 isoform X1 — MVSVGILCIPIVTAFFYWNNLIWCYIFGVLTISCFCMGCLIVMFINIALSPKHQTGAGTLKTVAEIDAFHNLLMKGYTPPTSNTKKYAKYPLVFTRMVDGALQNLLDLIFQDFIGVWLSDLSFNSEQLIDNMKQDLWGAIQSLHERLSKVDHTKLVVCNIVNKITFHFEKIRIAQAASSEGEDPVFILSTQIMSPTSELDYLRRVCELYILLLLPPSYSLVPVKYLLREILACKILKPAIDLITDPDYINQKILSYIDQQQLAEAMHRKTYEYAESFEDFIRMIKSSKDLEVLKHIRYNIVTEIMQATTIQNVKRAQGLDPDNNAFGKSDVIQARKLKRYISQLTYAKNTCECHMQSLGWNGYTVQANDTLPLQYILDNVIGRRYLSQFLEQVASQDLIGYWAAVQELRNADKSHWHQLGAEIFYTYITSPTAEIKVDRSIRKKMESFLLGDIGPSVFYEVQHNVVKILEQKYYPSFAVSEQYKNMQQALLNERTDDLAEDRHITDGVLAENVSLLVGEHSNYARSKLDQLQEKLNNKMQALQALKASLKPESKVLNFLAKEVEWLQSEKRQLEAHLTHTEMWAEHLGHWRAEVQSAEILDNGESPQFVLVVHMAVDENNSDSICSGWVVLRKLQDFQELHRNLRQLCSSIKNLDLPSQPLKFFGKSDKNTLDKAKVQIQKYLNFVLEDEKLNQSEALYTFLSPSSEHLKHAPPSPKKSRFSLSTLFKTSNTSSDIRDKDDEEDYSLLLDDTDSARSVTDGYLSSNKDAIAEPLYTLLGEIFDLRGVFRWLRRSLIIFVQITYGRTINRQIRDTIAWIFSEPMLHYYVQLFTKSWWPNGHLVSGNVLRTDEEKLKTRGEARRQFLNNVPEVLTNLVGAQSAQRGAIKIFDSLQNVNLNKQLIYDIFEIVMYEVFPELTGIKHSLQ, encoded by the exons ATGGTGTCGGTCGGTATTTTGTGTATTCCAATTGTTACCGCATTCTTCTACTGGAATAATTTAATATGGTGCTACATATTTGGAGTGCTAACCATATCATGTTTCTGTATGGGATGTTTGATTGTTATGTTCATAAACATCGCTCTTTCTCCGAAACATCAAACTGGTGCAGGCACGTTGAAAACCGTTGCGGAGATCGACGCTTTCCATAATTTGTTAATG AAGGGATATACACCTCCAACTTCGAATACCAAAAAATATGCCAAGTATCCACTGGTTTTCACTCGTATGGTGGACGGAGCTCTACAAAATCTGTTGGATttgatttttcaagattttatcGGCGTTTGGCTTAGCGATTTGTCTTTCAATTCTGAGCAACTAATAGACAATATGAAACAAGACCTATGGGGAGCAATTCAAAGTCTTCACGAACGTTTATCCAAAGTGGATCACACGAAATTAGTTGTTTGTAACATAGTGAACAAGATAACGTTTCATTTCGAAAAGATCAGGATTGCTCAAGCAGCTTC ATCGGAAGGTGAAGATCCAGTATTTATTTTATCAACGCAAATAATGTCACCTACGTCTGAATTAGATTATTTGAGAAGAGTCTGCGAACTGTACATTTTACTTTTGTTACCACCGTCTTACTCTCTTGTACCAGTCAAATATTTATTGAGAGAAATTCTCGCGTGTAAAA TCTTAAAGCCAGCGATAGATTTAATAACCGATCCTGATTATATCAACCAAAAGATTTTATCTTACATTGATCAACAGCAGCTCGCAGAAGCAATGCATAGAAAAACATACGAGTATGCTGAATCGTTTGAAGACTTTATACGCATGATTAAAAGTTCCAAGGATTTAGAAGTTTTGAAACATATCAGATACAATATCGTTACGGAAATTATGCAAGCCACGACAATACAAAATGTGAAACGAGCACAAGGTTTAGATCCAGACAATAATGCATTTGGAAAGTCTGACGTTATCCAAGCTAGAAAATTAAAGAGGTATATCAGTCAACTGACGTATGCTAAAAATACATGCGAATGTCACATGCAATCGTTGGGATGGAATGGATATACTGTTCAG GCAAATGATACATTACCGTTGCAATACATCCTGGATAATGTAATCGGTCGAAGATACCTTTCGCAATTTCTAGAACAAGTTGCTAGTCAAGATTTGATCGGGTATTGGGCAGCTGTGCAGGAATTACGCAACGCTGATAAATCCCATTGGCATCAATTGGGTGCTGAAATTTTTTATACCTACATTACGTCTCCTACTGCTGAGATTAAAGTTGACAGATCTATTCGGAAAAAGATGGAAAGTTTTTTGTTGGGTGACATAGGGCCTAGTGTGTTTTACGAAGTACAACACAATGTTGTTAAAATCTTGGAACAGAAATATTATCCATCGTTTGCGGTCAGCGAACAATATAAGAACATGCAGCAAGCATTACTTAATGAAAGAACAGATG ATTTAGCAGAAGATCGTCATATAACAGATGGAGTATTGGCAGAAAATGTGTCCTTACTTGTCGGGGAACATTCGAACTATGCTCGCAGTAAATTGGATCAGTTACAAGAAAAGTTGAACAACAAGATGCAGGCTTTGCAAGCGTTGAAAGCTTCGTTAAAACCAGAGAGCAAAGTTTTGAATTTCTTGGCTAAGGAAGTTGAATGGTTGCAAAGTGAGAAGAGGCAACTGGAGGCGCATTTAACTCACACGGAAATGTGGGCAGAGCATTTAGGTCACTGGAGAGCAGAAGTACAAAGTGCGGAA aTACTGGACAACGGAGAATCGCCGCAGTTCGTTTTGGTTGTTCATATGGCTGTAGACGAAAATAACAGCGATAGTATTTGTAGCGGTTGGGTGGTGTTGAGAAAGCTGCAAGACTTTCAAGAGTTACACAGGAACCTTCGCCAACTCTGTTCTAGCATAAAGAATTTGGATTTACCGTCACAACCTTTAAAGTTCTTTGGGAAATCTGATAAAAATACCTTGGACAAAGCAAAAGTAcaaattcagaaatatttaaat tttGTTTTAGAAGACGAGAAACTGAATCAAAGCGAAGCGTTGTATACATTTCTTAGTCCAAGCTCGGAACACTTGAAACATGCACCTCCGTCACCTAAAAAATCTCGATTTTCTTTGTCAACGTTATTCAAAAC GTCTAATACTAGCAGTGATATTCGTGATAAGGACGATGAAGAAGATTACTCTCTTTTGTTGGATGATACTGACAGTGCACGATCAGTCACAGATGGATACTTGAGTTCCAATAAAGATGCAATAGCAGAACCTTTGTACACGCTTCTGGGTGAAATCTTTGATTTAAGAGGGGTATTTCGATGGCTGAGGCGATCATTAATTATCTTTGTTCAAATAACTTATGGTCGAACAATCAATAG GCAAATCAGGGACACTATTGCGTGGATATTCTCGGAGCCAATGCTTCATTATTATGtgcaattatttacaaaatcttGGTGGCCAAATGGCCACTTAGTGTCTGGGAATGTTCTTCGTACAGATGAAGAGAAATTAAAGACACGAGGTGAAGCGCGAAGACAATTCCTAAATAATGTACCTGAAGTACTAACTAATCTAGTTGGCGCCCAAAGTGCTCAACGCGGAGCAATCAAAATTTTTGATTCTTTGCAGAATGtgaatttaaataaacaattaatttat GATATCTTTGAAATTGTGATGTACGAGGTGTTTCCAGAATTAACAGGAATAAAACATTCATTGCAGTAA
- the LOC143207518 gene encoding sorting nexin-25 isoform X2 yields the protein MVDGALQNLLDLIFQDFIGVWLSDLSFNSEQLIDNMKQDLWGAIQSLHERLSKVDHTKLVVCNIVNKITFHFEKIRIAQAASSEGEDPVFILSTQIMSPTSELDYLRRVCELYILLLLPPSYSLVPVKYLLREILACKILKPAIDLITDPDYINQKILSYIDQQQLAEAMHRKTYEYAESFEDFIRMIKSSKDLEVLKHIRYNIVTEIMQATTIQNVKRAQGLDPDNNAFGKSDVIQARKLKRYISQLTYAKNTCECHMQSLGWNGYTVQANDTLPLQYILDNVIGRRYLSQFLEQVASQDLIGYWAAVQELRNADKSHWHQLGAEIFYTYITSPTAEIKVDRSIRKKMESFLLGDIGPSVFYEVQHNVVKILEQKYYPSFAVSEQYKNMQQALLNERTDDLAEDRHITDGVLAENVSLLVGEHSNYARSKLDQLQEKLNNKMQALQALKASLKPESKVLNFLAKEVEWLQSEKRQLEAHLTHTEMWAEHLGHWRAEVQSAEILDNGESPQFVLVVHMAVDENNSDSICSGWVVLRKLQDFQELHRNLRQLCSSIKNLDLPSQPLKFFGKSDKNTLDKAKVQIQKYLNFVLEDEKLNQSEALYTFLSPSSEHLKHAPPSPKKSRFSLSTLFKTSNTSSDIRDKDDEEDYSLLLDDTDSARSVTDGYLSSNKDAIAEPLYTLLGEIFDLRGVFRWLRRSLIIFVQITYGRTINRQIRDTIAWIFSEPMLHYYVQLFTKSWWPNGHLVSGNVLRTDEEKLKTRGEARRQFLNNVPEVLTNLVGAQSAQRGAIKIFDSLQNVNLNKQLIYDIFEIVMYEVFPELTGIKHSLQ from the exons ATGGTGGACGGAGCTCTACAAAATCTGTTGGATttgatttttcaagattttatcGGCGTTTGGCTTAGCGATTTGTCTTTCAATTCTGAGCAACTAATAGACAATATGAAACAAGACCTATGGGGAGCAATTCAAAGTCTTCACGAACGTTTATCCAAAGTGGATCACACGAAATTAGTTGTTTGTAACATAGTGAACAAGATAACGTTTCATTTCGAAAAGATCAGGATTGCTCAAGCAGCTTC ATCGGAAGGTGAAGATCCAGTATTTATTTTATCAACGCAAATAATGTCACCTACGTCTGAATTAGATTATTTGAGAAGAGTCTGCGAACTGTACATTTTACTTTTGTTACCACCGTCTTACTCTCTTGTACCAGTCAAATATTTATTGAGAGAAATTCTCGCGTGTAAAA TCTTAAAGCCAGCGATAGATTTAATAACCGATCCTGATTATATCAACCAAAAGATTTTATCTTACATTGATCAACAGCAGCTCGCAGAAGCAATGCATAGAAAAACATACGAGTATGCTGAATCGTTTGAAGACTTTATACGCATGATTAAAAGTTCCAAGGATTTAGAAGTTTTGAAACATATCAGATACAATATCGTTACGGAAATTATGCAAGCCACGACAATACAAAATGTGAAACGAGCACAAGGTTTAGATCCAGACAATAATGCATTTGGAAAGTCTGACGTTATCCAAGCTAGAAAATTAAAGAGGTATATCAGTCAACTGACGTATGCTAAAAATACATGCGAATGTCACATGCAATCGTTGGGATGGAATGGATATACTGTTCAG GCAAATGATACATTACCGTTGCAATACATCCTGGATAATGTAATCGGTCGAAGATACCTTTCGCAATTTCTAGAACAAGTTGCTAGTCAAGATTTGATCGGGTATTGGGCAGCTGTGCAGGAATTACGCAACGCTGATAAATCCCATTGGCATCAATTGGGTGCTGAAATTTTTTATACCTACATTACGTCTCCTACTGCTGAGATTAAAGTTGACAGATCTATTCGGAAAAAGATGGAAAGTTTTTTGTTGGGTGACATAGGGCCTAGTGTGTTTTACGAAGTACAACACAATGTTGTTAAAATCTTGGAACAGAAATATTATCCATCGTTTGCGGTCAGCGAACAATATAAGAACATGCAGCAAGCATTACTTAATGAAAGAACAGATG ATTTAGCAGAAGATCGTCATATAACAGATGGAGTATTGGCAGAAAATGTGTCCTTACTTGTCGGGGAACATTCGAACTATGCTCGCAGTAAATTGGATCAGTTACAAGAAAAGTTGAACAACAAGATGCAGGCTTTGCAAGCGTTGAAAGCTTCGTTAAAACCAGAGAGCAAAGTTTTGAATTTCTTGGCTAAGGAAGTTGAATGGTTGCAAAGTGAGAAGAGGCAACTGGAGGCGCATTTAACTCACACGGAAATGTGGGCAGAGCATTTAGGTCACTGGAGAGCAGAAGTACAAAGTGCGGAA aTACTGGACAACGGAGAATCGCCGCAGTTCGTTTTGGTTGTTCATATGGCTGTAGACGAAAATAACAGCGATAGTATTTGTAGCGGTTGGGTGGTGTTGAGAAAGCTGCAAGACTTTCAAGAGTTACACAGGAACCTTCGCCAACTCTGTTCTAGCATAAAGAATTTGGATTTACCGTCACAACCTTTAAAGTTCTTTGGGAAATCTGATAAAAATACCTTGGACAAAGCAAAAGTAcaaattcagaaatatttaaat tttGTTTTAGAAGACGAGAAACTGAATCAAAGCGAAGCGTTGTATACATTTCTTAGTCCAAGCTCGGAACACTTGAAACATGCACCTCCGTCACCTAAAAAATCTCGATTTTCTTTGTCAACGTTATTCAAAAC GTCTAATACTAGCAGTGATATTCGTGATAAGGACGATGAAGAAGATTACTCTCTTTTGTTGGATGATACTGACAGTGCACGATCAGTCACAGATGGATACTTGAGTTCCAATAAAGATGCAATAGCAGAACCTTTGTACACGCTTCTGGGTGAAATCTTTGATTTAAGAGGGGTATTTCGATGGCTGAGGCGATCATTAATTATCTTTGTTCAAATAACTTATGGTCGAACAATCAATAG GCAAATCAGGGACACTATTGCGTGGATATTCTCGGAGCCAATGCTTCATTATTATGtgcaattatttacaaaatcttGGTGGCCAAATGGCCACTTAGTGTCTGGGAATGTTCTTCGTACAGATGAAGAGAAATTAAAGACACGAGGTGAAGCGCGAAGACAATTCCTAAATAATGTACCTGAAGTACTAACTAATCTAGTTGGCGCCCAAAGTGCTCAACGCGGAGCAATCAAAATTTTTGATTCTTTGCAGAATGtgaatttaaataaacaattaatttat GATATCTTTGAAATTGTGATGTACGAGGTGTTTCCAGAATTAACAGGAATAAAACATTCATTGCAGTAA